ATGTTTgttcatctcttctgcgAGATAGTTGACCACTTACACAAGTCCACGACAGTGGCGAAAGCAAGTCGCTGAGTGGCAGCGTTCCAAGTCCAGATCTGCTTGTTGCAGACGGAGCTATCGTATTGGGCAGCGTTCATAGCCACAATGCTATAAGCAACAAATATCAGTAAACGCTTACAAACGAGGCAACAACGGTGCTAAACTTACTAGTCACTGTCGCTGATGGTCGAACCGCAAGCACCGACACCGGAAGCAGTGTAGTAGGTAGCAGTACCCTGGGAATCGTCACGCTTCTCGAAGGAGGGAGCGGCAGAGACGACAGAGAGAGCAGCAAGAGTAGCGAAGATAGCCTTGGTGAAcatttttgttgtttgtgtTGTTGGTGCGTTTACCGTAGTATTGATAGCGAGTGTTGGTATGTCTGGTACagactttttttttgtctAGGTTGACGTTGATTGGTTGTGGTGAAAGAGTCGAAAGATTCTTAATTGTTGGGAAGCAAAGAGGTCGTGGACTGGAGGTTTTTATACCTTGCGCTCTGTCCATCTGAATCTTTTTGAGGCCATCGCTGTTGTGAAGAAGTGTCCGAACAGAGTTGAAAGAAATGAGTGTGTTATCGTTCATACTTCCATTTTACACCTTGGTACCCCCGTCTTTGATTGAGAGTCCAGACACTGACCTGTACGTCATGATTATCCATAGACACCTACATGTAAAGGACCTCGATCTTGGATAGCGCTTCTTGATCCTTTGGTAAGTATATTCCGCTCGGTGTCTGGTCCTAACAACAGTTTGTCCCTTGTTTGCTAAACTTCGGAAGATTAGGCCAAATAATTAATCCTCGAAGTTTGATGGGCAGGGCGGGCAGGGTCATAAAAATTACGAATCCTGCGGTCCATAATTTTGCAGGCCGCATTGATAGGACATCTGCTGAATTTGAAAGCCTTTTTTCTGAGGTAACGAAAGCCGAAGGCATACGACTTGCATTACAAACGTGCCATGCTGGGTGTCAAATGCCTTAATACCCCCATTCACTTCGGCAAGCTTCCGGCTTCCAAACTCCAGACTGATCCGTGCCGTATTCCGGGTTCTGGGGTGGTTGTGGAGCGAAAGAAACGGGGGGGGGAGATATACAGGCGAATAAAGAGAGGTGGAGTAAGGTGGAGTTTAGAAGGAAAAGCAGGCagcgagaggaggaagggaagtaTGGGTTGATTTATGATGTGCGACTCTACGGGTGAGTAAACGTCATAGTTCAAAACCGCCGACAAATTTTGGGGGGCGGGGAGAAATAGTAGCGAGAGCCGCGGCCCTCACAGGGTCAAATTTAGTTCTGCTGGAGCGCGACTGACGCGGCTGACTTTTTTCTGGGAGACATTGTGCTGCAAGTTTATTTAATTATGTTATTTATGGGCGACGTCAAGCAGTCGACGACGCACTTCTTTTTTGACATCCCGGTAGGAAGTCGTCGCTTTTCTCGATATTATTACTTTAAGGAACTCGATACCGGTCGTTTGCGTCTAAAATTTGAGCTTTTGGGTTTCGGCAGTTCGCAGCTTAGCCAAAAGTATGAATAAATGACATGGAACAAATTTTGTTTAAAATTGCTTCCATTCCATTTGTGGAGCGTGAACTATGGGGTCGGGTCTCAACGGACACCACCATATTATTGACTTGGTGACTCGGAGGCATGACGGGTGGTGCTGATGATGCCTTTTTGTCCCACTTCAAGCGGCTCAtctgttgatgatgatgacaatCATACCGCATACCGATTGCTTTTGTAACGTCAGCAAACCTGGAAAGCTCCGATCTAACGCAATCATGCGCACTGCAACCAAGTCTTGTTTTGCCTGATCATGCAAGATCATTTGCATTGTTCATTGATGATACAAAGCATGAGCTAGACCTGGGAGTCGTAAAAAATCTCGTTACTTACGCCGTAGAAGTAGCTCGTTACTTCGGTCATGCTAACGAGATCGATTCACGGTGAGCCACTGGACATCTTCATTCCTGAAAGTAGCGCTAACAGCAGTGATCGTCTAGATTGCTGAAGTGCCAAGCTTTGGTCTAAGCTTTGGTCAGAGCGATATAAGGACATTTCCGAAGCAGGCCCTCCGGATTGAAGTACCTCACTGCCCATGACTGGAAGCTCTTGTCAAGGTGGGTTTGACTTAGACACTTCTGCCCAACTCCCCACTGAGCAAGCATTTGTAGTGTCTTGTTCCTGTGGTCGAAGgccttctccctccccgTATAGAAGCTGTTTTGATTCCTCTGGTCGACAACATGTTGAGCGTGTACAATCTTGCTTATCTTGATCAACACACTGATCGCACGTTGAACCTTTTGGATCAGGCAGTGCATAAGTCCAGTCAAAAAGCACGCTCACTTCACAGGGAATCAATCGCTCTGCGGTCTGAAATCCTTGCAAAAGACCCAAATCGTCGTGGTACCGTCCTGTTCCCACTCCACCCCAAAATTTCATATGCTTGACCATATGACATTTTGTATCCGTAGGCTTGGACCGTTGAACAACTACACGACCACTTTTGTAAGTGGTA
This Cryptococcus neoformans var. neoformans B-3501A chromosome 14, whole genome shotgun sequence DNA region includes the following protein-coding sequences:
- a CDS encoding hypothetical protein (Similar to gi|46096587|gb|EAK81820.1| hypothetical protein UM01213.1 [Ustilago maydis 521], FASTA scores: opt: 357, E(): 1.1e-18, (49.194% identity (74.194% similar) in 124 aa overlap (1-123:1-120))), translating into MFTKAIFATLAALSVVSAAPSFEKRDDSQGTATYYTASGVGACGSTISDSDYIVAMNAAQYDSSVCNKQIWTWNAATQRLAFATVVDLCPSCSSGDLDLSTSLFSYLSDGNLDEGVFDVKWGFA